A window of the Gemmatirosa kalamazoonensis genome harbors these coding sequences:
- a CDS encoding serine/threonine-protein kinase, translating to MSRETLVGTTVAGYELRSLVGEGGTSAVYRADHPTHGTVAVKILREKLRQDRTAVARFVREAQFGGRVTHPNVVRTIEIGEAEPGLHFLATEWANGEILERYAKRNCPLPPAEVADIVGQIADAVQAAHDVGIVHRDLKPENVMYDPVTHTVKLLDFGIALDAEQNPDERLTRAGFFVGTLMYVAPEALSGELVSTAADQYSLATIAYFLLSGCLPFSGKSPREMFTQLLSQPPQPLNKAKEGLVFAPAIEAVIMRGLSKNPKDRYVDVRTFARELRAALLAEPAVDGSGPGLLGKIKGIFKRS from the coding sequence GTGTCCCGAGAGACTTTAGTCGGCACGACGGTCGCCGGCTACGAACTGCGCAGCCTGGTCGGCGAGGGAGGAACGTCGGCCGTGTATCGCGCCGACCACCCGACGCACGGGACCGTCGCGGTGAAGATCCTGCGCGAGAAGCTCCGCCAGGACCGCACCGCCGTCGCGCGCTTCGTGCGCGAGGCCCAGTTCGGGGGCCGCGTGACGCATCCCAACGTGGTGCGCACGATCGAGATCGGCGAGGCCGAGCCCGGGCTGCACTTCCTCGCCACGGAGTGGGCGAACGGCGAGATCCTCGAGCGCTACGCGAAGCGCAACTGCCCGCTCCCGCCGGCCGAGGTCGCGGACATCGTCGGCCAGATCGCCGATGCCGTGCAGGCGGCGCACGACGTGGGGATCGTGCACCGCGACCTGAAGCCGGAGAACGTGATGTACGATCCGGTGACGCACACGGTGAAGCTGCTCGACTTCGGCATCGCGCTCGACGCCGAGCAGAACCCCGACGAGCGCCTCACGCGCGCCGGCTTCTTCGTCGGCACGCTGATGTACGTCGCGCCCGAAGCGCTGTCCGGCGAGCTCGTCTCCACCGCGGCCGACCAGTACTCGCTCGCGACCATCGCGTACTTCCTGCTCTCCGGCTGTCTCCCGTTCAGCGGCAAGTCGCCACGCGAGATGTTCACGCAGCTCCTCTCGCAGCCGCCGCAGCCGCTGAACAAGGCGAAGGAGGGGCTCGTGTTCGCGCCGGCGATCGAGGCCGTCATCATGCGCGGGCTGTCGAAGAACCCGAAGGACCGCTACGTGGACGTGCGCACGTTCGCGCGCGAGCTGCGCGCCGCGCTGCTCGCCGAACCCGCGGTCGACGGGTCGGGGCCGGGGCTGCTCGGGAAGATCAAGGGGATCTTCAAGAGATCCTGA
- a CDS encoding sensor histidine kinase: MSDTAEWRRQIDDRSEAPLSAGSRVATAALAVAFVVVIVVLLSADRAIVTASPVVGAIVPGVKDTVLRAGMWTIGLTALGALVIGLTHERRLTRRVAERSAELERLSAELIRVNRAKSEFLANVSHELRTPLNAIVGFVDLLQDGVYGELAPRQAGPVQRIAASAAHLRTLVDQILDLAKIAAGRLEVHPEPVELSPFVLDVATEVEPLITERGLALTLAVPNTMPRPRTDPSHLRQILVNLLGNAVKFTPEGRITVRATFVDRDAPDSDPRGERPGSPRPRGGGGRAAPSRRWLAERAPETGGGRYWIALQVIDTGVGIAPGDQERIFDEFEQVGPRAGDSAQRGTGLGLAISRRLARLLGGDLTLDSALGEGTTFVVWLPIDAADVPTA, encoded by the coding sequence ATGTCGGACACCGCGGAGTGGCGGCGCCAGATCGACGACCGGAGCGAGGCGCCGCTCAGCGCGGGCTCGCGCGTCGCGACCGCGGCGCTCGCCGTCGCGTTCGTCGTCGTGATCGTGGTGCTGCTGAGCGCCGATCGCGCGATCGTCACCGCGAGCCCGGTCGTCGGCGCGATCGTGCCCGGCGTGAAGGACACGGTGCTGCGCGCGGGCATGTGGACGATCGGGCTCACCGCGCTCGGCGCGCTCGTCATCGGGCTCACGCACGAGCGGCGTCTCACGCGCCGAGTGGCGGAGCGCTCGGCGGAGCTCGAGCGGCTCTCGGCGGAGCTCATTCGCGTGAACCGCGCGAAGAGCGAGTTCCTCGCGAACGTGTCGCACGAGCTGCGGACGCCGTTGAACGCGATCGTCGGCTTCGTCGATCTGCTGCAGGACGGCGTGTACGGCGAGCTCGCGCCGCGGCAGGCGGGTCCGGTGCAGCGCATCGCCGCGTCGGCGGCGCACCTGCGCACGCTCGTCGACCAGATCCTGGATCTCGCGAAGATCGCCGCCGGGCGCCTGGAGGTGCATCCGGAGCCGGTGGAGCTGAGCCCCTTCGTGCTCGACGTGGCGACGGAGGTCGAGCCGCTCATCACCGAGCGCGGGCTCGCGCTCACGCTCGCCGTGCCTAACACCATGCCGCGCCCGCGCACGGATCCGTCGCATCTGCGGCAGATTCTCGTGAACCTGCTCGGCAACGCGGTGAAGTTCACGCCGGAGGGACGCATCACGGTGCGCGCGACGTTCGTCGACCGCGACGCGCCGGACTCCGATCCGCGCGGTGAGCGTCCGGGCTCGCCGCGGCCGCGCGGCGGTGGAGGCCGCGCCGCGCCGTCGCGCCGCTGGCTCGCCGAGCGCGCCCCGGAGACGGGCGGGGGCCGCTACTGGATCGCGCTGCAGGTCATCGATACCGGCGTCGGCATCGCGCCCGGGGACCAGGAGCGCATCTTCGACGAGTTCGAGCAGGTGGGTCCGCGCGCCGGCGACTCCGCGCAGCGCGGCACGGGGCTCGGGCTCGCGATCTCGCGGCGTCTCGCGCGGCTGCTCGGCGGCGACCTCACGCTCGACAGCGCGCTCGGGGAGGGAACGACGTTCGTCGTCTGGCTCCCGATCGATGCCGCTGACGTGCCGACGGCCTGA
- a CDS encoding methyl-accepting chemotaxis protein produces the protein MTNTRNARHGPASARLGGALVLAVALLAAPLADARGWVSPSSSALVAIGVAALGVAILGGRLTAVARRSSGARAGWHREIGVVCDGALVSLAVLAFGAPALAPLYFLQPDALDARRGHARRAILSTVAASLGYVAAAWGHGRLAGTAASLGTTIATAAAIAVAMLWRAAAAGRRAQRIDRVTDSLAAIADATPERGTTLARLEQAAAGARRAHETAATSLHDAAARTERSGETARATTTGAAVLGGEILRAAHALGAELEERRRSTTADGARLAATEGEAGRVMDRAGAMAEEAVRLAESAAAGQQAVSRAAETLVTVGDQVFASAAAVRELAEASDHVGMLVATVSRIARQTNRLALNASIEAARAAEEGRGFAVVAEEIRKLAEESSRAARAATTTVARLRDDIDGAARALVAGEQAVRDVGGIATEATAAIGLVLAGVERLRRVTEETASAAQSHGTAVRDVSTATFATQRSLDAIGVHVRDIITAVHRQRTLLESQETGEPAVVVERARVRRSSTVGGEAPERVPVG, from the coding sequence ATGACCAACACCCGGAATGCCAGACACGGGCCAGCCTCCGCGCGGCTCGGCGGAGCGCTCGTTCTCGCCGTCGCGCTGCTCGCCGCGCCCCTGGCCGATGCGCGCGGATGGGTATCGCCGTCGTCGAGCGCCCTCGTCGCGATCGGCGTCGCGGCGCTCGGCGTGGCGATCCTCGGCGGCCGGCTGACGGCGGTCGCGCGCCGGTCGAGCGGGGCACGCGCCGGATGGCATCGGGAGATCGGGGTGGTGTGCGACGGGGCGCTCGTGAGCCTCGCCGTGCTTGCGTTCGGGGCGCCGGCGCTCGCGCCCCTGTACTTCCTGCAGCCCGACGCGCTGGACGCACGCCGCGGCCACGCCCGGCGCGCCATCCTGTCGACGGTCGCCGCATCGCTCGGCTACGTGGCCGCGGCCTGGGGGCACGGGCGGCTCGCGGGGACGGCGGCGTCGCTCGGAACGACGATCGCGACCGCGGCGGCGATCGCCGTCGCCATGCTCTGGCGCGCCGCGGCGGCGGGCCGGCGCGCGCAGCGCATCGACCGGGTGACCGACTCGCTGGCGGCGATCGCGGACGCGACGCCGGAGCGCGGGACGACGCTCGCGCGCCTGGAGCAGGCCGCGGCGGGTGCCCGGCGCGCCCACGAGACGGCGGCGACGTCGCTGCACGACGCAGCGGCGCGGACCGAGCGCTCGGGCGAGACCGCGCGCGCGACGACGACGGGCGCCGCGGTGCTCGGCGGCGAGATCCTTCGCGCCGCCCACGCGCTCGGCGCGGAGCTCGAGGAGCGCCGCCGCTCGACCACTGCCGACGGGGCGCGGTTGGCGGCCACCGAGGGCGAAGCCGGCCGCGTGATGGACCGCGCCGGCGCGATGGCGGAGGAGGCGGTGCGGCTCGCCGAGTCCGCAGCAGCGGGACAGCAGGCCGTCAGCCGAGCGGCAGAGACGCTCGTGACCGTCGGCGATCAGGTGTTCGCCTCGGCCGCCGCGGTGCGCGAGCTCGCGGAGGCGTCGGACCACGTCGGGATGCTCGTGGCGACCGTGTCGCGGATCGCGCGGCAGACGAACCGGCTGGCGCTGAACGCATCGATCGAGGCGGCACGGGCGGCCGAGGAAGGGCGAGGGTTCGCCGTGGTGGCCGAGGAGATCCGGAAGCTGGCCGAGGAGAGCAGCCGGGCCGCTCGTGCCGCCACGACGACAGTCGCGCGCCTGCGGGACGACATCGACGGCGCCGCGCGGGCGCTGGTGGCTGGGGAGCAGGCGGTGCGCGACGTCGGTGGGATCGCCACCGAGGCCACGGCGGCGATCGGGCTCGTGCTGGCCGGCGTGGAGCGGCTGCGCCGCGTGACCGAGGAGACGGCGAGCGCGGCGCAGTCGCACGGCACCGCGGTGCGCGACGTATCCACGGCGACGTTCGCCACGCAGCGGTCGCTCGACGCGATCGGCGTGCACGTGCGCGACATCATCACGGCCGTCCACCGCCAGCGCACGCTGCTCGAGAGCCAGGAGACGGGTGAGCCGGCCGTGGTCGTGGAGCGGGCGCGGGTGCGCCGCTCATCGACCGTAGGGGGAGAAGCGCCGGAGCGCGTCCCGGTAGGGTAG
- a CDS encoding VWA domain-containing protein: MNFPSFGFGSPWVLLLLLALPLWWVARRRRPPSAIVFSRAGTLAESPRRGQWVPRLLFLVRNLAIAGLVIALARPRSGGRTEESLSDGIDIVIAFDLSSSMLAEDFQPENRLEVARAKIKQFITMRKNDRIGVVAFSGEALTQVPLTTDYPVVLAAVDNLQPGQLEDGTAIGTAIATAANRLRSAPGRSRVIVLLTDGVNNRGAIDPRTAAQAAGQFRIKVYTIGVGSRGLAPVPVGRGLFGLRYENRPVEIDDSLLTDVARMTGGRYFRATNAQALDEITREIDRLERTPARTHTYTRYTELFRWPLGAAVLALFMELGLLAWRAPLL; the protein is encoded by the coding sequence GTGAACTTCCCGAGCTTCGGCTTCGGATCCCCGTGGGTGCTGCTCCTCCTGCTCGCCCTCCCCCTGTGGTGGGTGGCGCGCCGCCGGCGTCCTCCGTCGGCGATCGTCTTCTCGCGCGCCGGGACGCTGGCCGAGAGCCCGCGCCGCGGACAGTGGGTGCCGCGGCTGCTGTTCCTCGTCCGCAACCTCGCGATCGCCGGGCTCGTGATCGCCCTCGCCCGCCCCCGCTCGGGCGGCCGCACCGAGGAGTCGCTCAGCGACGGCATCGACATCGTGATCGCGTTCGACCTGTCGAGCTCCATGCTCGCGGAGGACTTCCAGCCCGAGAACCGGCTCGAGGTCGCGCGCGCCAAGATCAAGCAGTTCATCACGATGCGGAAGAACGACCGCATCGGCGTGGTGGCCTTCAGCGGCGAGGCGCTCACCCAGGTGCCGCTCACCACCGACTATCCGGTGGTGCTCGCGGCGGTCGACAACCTCCAGCCGGGGCAGCTCGAGGACGGCACGGCGATCGGCACCGCGATCGCCACCGCCGCGAACCGGCTCCGCTCCGCCCCCGGCCGGTCGCGCGTCATCGTGCTCCTCACCGATGGCGTGAACAACCGCGGCGCGATCGACCCGCGCACGGCGGCGCAGGCGGCCGGGCAGTTCCGCATCAAGGTCTACACGATCGGCGTCGGCTCGCGCGGGCTCGCGCCGGTGCCGGTGGGGCGCGGGCTGTTCGGCCTCCGGTACGAGAACCGCCCGGTGGAGATCGACGACAGCCTGCTCACCGACGTCGCCCGCATGACCGGGGGCCGATACTTCCGCGCGACGAACGCCCAGGCGCTCGACGAGATCACCCGCGAGATCGACCGCCTCGAGCGCACCCCCGCCCGCACCCACACGTACACGCGCTATACGGAGCTCTTCCGGTGGCCGCTGGGCGCCGCCGTCCTGGCGCTGTTCATGGAGCTGGGACTCCTCGCCTGGCGCGCGCCGCTGCTCTGA
- a CDS encoding HAMP domain-containing histidine kinase encodes MITFAESVAAVLRPRIPELAQHWTTRARAAAPRASVAPDGSAERVVRAVVGCLDRDARCHGEVMRVAWEMGAAAHDAGLSAQHVLRDADLLLAVLLTAVEEASRAGELASPGETAVADSFDVARRLQRAVGLHAQAAATSYLHALVGALRASWRLLRHDLRNPLGTIRSALSLMEDTSLPEAARTGPRIRAMLARNAVALEGLIASRLDDRLAESLVAAPQRVSLRDVALAVRRSLRDAARQAKCEIVVDDDLPAARLDAAALELTLGTVLLAALSHARPGDVLRVESAPRGAVDATRAVLRVVRERAGDGADAWDPDGLALSVELAGEYGGRVAAHPRALELELPLLAEPDDIGVVRAATVPASARQQRDDVARAD; translated from the coding sequence GTGATCACGTTCGCGGAGTCCGTCGCGGCGGTCCTTCGACCGCGGATCCCCGAGCTCGCGCAGCACTGGACCACCCGCGCCCGCGCCGCGGCGCCGCGCGCCTCCGTCGCACCGGACGGCTCGGCGGAGCGCGTGGTGCGCGCCGTGGTCGGCTGTCTCGACAGGGACGCGCGGTGCCACGGCGAGGTAATGCGCGTCGCCTGGGAGATGGGCGCGGCCGCCCACGACGCGGGACTCTCGGCGCAGCACGTCCTGCGCGACGCCGACCTCCTGCTCGCCGTGCTGCTCACCGCCGTCGAGGAGGCGTCGCGCGCCGGCGAGCTCGCGTCGCCCGGCGAGACCGCGGTCGCCGACTCCTTCGACGTCGCGCGCCGCCTGCAGCGCGCGGTGGGGCTGCACGCGCAGGCGGCGGCGACGAGCTACCTGCACGCGCTCGTCGGCGCGCTGCGCGCGAGCTGGCGGCTGCTGCGGCACGATCTGCGCAACCCGCTCGGCACCATCCGGAGCGCGCTCTCGCTCATGGAGGACACGTCGCTCCCCGAGGCGGCGCGCACCGGACCGCGCATCCGCGCCATGCTCGCGCGCAACGCGGTGGCGCTGGAGGGCCTCATCGCGTCGCGGCTCGACGACCGGCTCGCCGAGTCGCTCGTCGCCGCGCCGCAGCGGGTGTCGCTGCGCGATGTCGCGCTCGCGGTGCGGCGGTCGCTGCGCGACGCCGCGCGTCAGGCGAAGTGCGAGATCGTGGTCGACGACGATCTGCCCGCGGCGCGGCTCGACGCGGCCGCGCTCGAGCTCACGCTCGGCACCGTGCTGCTCGCGGCGCTGTCGCACGCGCGCCCCGGCGACGTGCTGCGCGTGGAGTCGGCGCCACGCGGTGCGGTCGACGCCACGCGCGCGGTGTTGCGCGTGGTGCGCGAGCGCGCGGGCGACGGCGCCGACGCCTGGGATCCCGACGGTCTCGCGCTGTCGGTGGAGCTGGCCGGGGAGTACGGCGGGCGCGTCGCGGCACATCCGCGCGCGCTGGAGCTGGAGCTGCCGCTGCTCGCCGAGCCCGATGACATCGGCGTCGTGCGCGCGGCGACGGTGCCCGCGTCAGCCCGGCAGCAGCGCGACGACGTCGCTCGCGCGGACTAA
- a CDS encoding DUF4126 domain-containing protein → MAALAQSLALAWASGISVYATVALLGIAGRLGWVGPLPSSLDGVTDLWVIALAGVLYVFEFSATLIPGIASAWETFHSAIRPVAGAAIAVATVWHADHRVVLSAALLGGTLALGTHATKLGLRYAIDTSPEPVTNGIANVAELGVVATVALLVWHHPYVALTVALALLLLGALALRALWRLLKATFRRRP, encoded by the coding sequence ATGGCGGCGCTCGCCCAGTCGCTGGCCCTGGCGTGGGCGTCGGGGATCAGCGTCTACGCCACGGTCGCGCTGCTCGGCATCGCGGGACGGCTCGGCTGGGTGGGGCCGCTCCCGTCGTCGCTGGACGGGGTCACGGACCTGTGGGTGATCGCGCTCGCCGGAGTACTTTACGTTTTCGAGTTCTCTGCGACGTTGATACCCGGCATCGCGTCGGCGTGGGAGACCTTCCACAGTGCCATCCGCCCCGTCGCCGGCGCGGCGATCGCCGTCGCCACCGTCTGGCACGCCGATCACCGCGTGGTCCTCTCCGCCGCCCTGCTCGGCGGCACCCTCGCCCTCGGCACCCACGCCACGAAGCTCGGGCTCCGCTACGCCATCGACACCAGCCCCGAGCCGGTCACGAACGGCATCGCGAACGTCGCCGAGCTCGGCGTCGTCGCCACGGTGGCGCTCCTGGTCTGGCACCACCCCTACGTGGCGCTCACGGTCGCGCTCGCGCTGCTCCTGCTCGGCGCGCTCGCCCTCCGCGCGCTGTGGCGCCTCCTGAAGGCGACCTTTCGACGGCGACCCTGA
- the pyrE gene encoding orotate phosphoribosyltransferase, producing MADSHASPPASADSTLVRMLAERSARRGQFTLSSGRTSSLYIDARLTTMSPDGLALIGPTALAAFDRAGWDVNAVGGLTLGADPVSYAIAYASALADRPLRAFTVRKEAKTHGTGRLIEGPFQAGDRVAVIEDVITTGGSARRAIEAVRGAGGEVVGVLAVVDREEGGREAIEQDGVPVIALVRASDVVALLPG from the coding sequence ATGGCCGATTCGCACGCGTCCCCTCCCGCTTCCGCCGATTCCACGCTCGTCCGCATGCTCGCCGAGCGGTCCGCGCGACGCGGGCAATTCACGCTGAGCTCGGGGCGGACGTCGAGCTTATACATCGACGCGCGACTCACCACAATGAGCCCCGATGGACTCGCGCTCATCGGCCCCACCGCCCTCGCCGCGTTCGATCGCGCGGGATGGGACGTGAATGCCGTCGGCGGCCTCACGCTCGGCGCCGATCCGGTGTCGTACGCGATCGCCTACGCGAGCGCGCTCGCCGACCGTCCGCTGCGCGCGTTCACCGTGCGCAAGGAGGCGAAGACGCACGGCACCGGACGGCTCATCGAAGGGCCGTTCCAGGCGGGCGACCGCGTCGCCGTGATCGAGGACGTGATCACGACGGGCGGGTCCGCGCGCCGCGCGATCGAGGCGGTGCGCGGCGCGGGCGGCGAGGTGGTGGGCGTGCTCGCCGTGGTGGACCGCGAGGAAGGCGGGCGCGAGGCGATCGAGCAGGACGGCGTGCCCGTGATCGCGTTAGTCCGCGCGAGCGACGTCGTCGCGCTGCTGCCGGGCTGA
- a CDS encoding sensor histidine kinase codes for MSPSRPPQRATDSQSDSPVGRPAARESVGRVVGHVGAGQEDRRRHPRLPADAAEATPISPAELWDALDAVSEPLFVVDRHWRLRYLNGAAARLLSTDRDSAVGEVIWRVDRRLTSDVFHDPLVAAMRERRAMHAEGFVRETSSWIVVSAYPTTDGLLVLQHVADTSPTDDEQRHLLEAERAAREEAERLAAELQTAREAAEGDRRAAEQARVDAEAAARAKSDFLATMSHELRTPINAITGYTQLLELGVAGPVTDAQRGYLNRLHASGRHLLGLVDDVLDLANIERGRMSITRERLTTGVVVGAALALITPEAAARSIRLYDEREGDVGLPFVGDEHRVRQILINLLSNAVKFTPPGGTVAVGCDHVVHRPGSERPGPDGEWVCISVRDTGIGIAKEQQRAIFEPFMQADSSRTRSAGGTGLGLALSRRLARLMGGDLTVESRLGKGSTFTLLLPVAPAAAESGDGAVAGPATIAPPQRAWTEPTPAELAARVREQLEQVIAEFVSRVRADPAFGVGRALSRAHLENHTLSLLGAVLQSLRVIEESGGLEGDLLRDGSAIQEHIAFQHGEQRFRLGWTASVLSHEYAILRDVVRAAVERVPGQQQDRSDRAIEVLDRLLTRAEEVSLRGHEHARRFGRG; via the coding sequence ATGTCTCCGTCCCGCCCTCCGCAGCGCGCGACCGACTCGCAGAGCGACTCCCCCGTGGGGCGGCCTGCGGCGCGCGAGTCGGTCGGGCGGGTCGTCGGGCACGTCGGCGCGGGACAGGAGGATCGGCGGCGGCACCCCCGCCTCCCCGCCGATGCCGCCGAGGCGACGCCGATCTCGCCGGCCGAGCTCTGGGACGCGCTCGACGCGGTCTCCGAGCCCCTGTTCGTCGTCGACCGCCACTGGCGGCTCCGCTACCTGAACGGCGCCGCAGCCCGTCTCCTGTCGACCGACCGCGACTCGGCCGTCGGCGAGGTGATCTGGCGCGTCGACCGGCGGCTCACGAGCGACGTCTTTCACGACCCGCTGGTCGCTGCCATGCGCGAGCGGCGCGCCATGCACGCCGAGGGCTTCGTTCGCGAGACCTCGAGCTGGATCGTCGTCAGCGCGTATCCGACGACCGACGGCCTGCTCGTGCTGCAGCATGTCGCCGACACCTCGCCGACAGACGACGAGCAGCGTCACCTGCTCGAAGCCGAGCGCGCCGCGCGTGAGGAAGCCGAGCGGCTCGCCGCCGAGCTGCAGACCGCCCGGGAGGCCGCGGAGGGCGACCGTCGCGCGGCCGAGCAGGCGCGTGTCGACGCCGAGGCCGCGGCCCGCGCGAAGAGCGACTTCCTGGCGACGATGAGCCACGAGCTTCGCACGCCCATCAACGCCATCACGGGCTACACGCAGCTCCTCGAGCTCGGCGTCGCCGGGCCCGTCACGGACGCGCAGCGGGGCTACCTGAATCGTCTCCACGCGAGCGGCCGCCACCTGCTCGGCCTCGTCGACGACGTGCTCGACCTCGCGAACATCGAGCGCGGGCGCATGAGCATCACGCGCGAGCGGCTGACCACGGGCGTCGTCGTCGGCGCGGCGCTCGCGCTCATCACGCCGGAGGCGGCGGCCCGCTCCATCCGGCTGTACGACGAGCGCGAGGGCGACGTCGGGCTCCCGTTCGTCGGCGACGAGCACCGTGTTCGACAGATCCTGATCAACCTCCTGTCGAACGCGGTGAAGTTCACGCCGCCCGGCGGCACCGTGGCCGTCGGCTGCGACCACGTGGTCCATCGTCCCGGCAGCGAGCGCCCCGGCCCCGATGGCGAGTGGGTCTGCATCTCCGTGCGCGACACCGGCATCGGCATCGCGAAGGAGCAGCAGCGCGCCATCTTCGAGCCGTTCATGCAGGCGGACAGCAGCCGCACGCGGTCCGCCGGAGGTACCGGGCTCGGGCTCGCGCTGAGTCGGCGTCTCGCCCGGCTCATGGGGGGCGACCTCACCGTCGAGAGCCGGCTCGGCAAGGGCTCCACGTTCACGCTGCTCCTGCCGGTCGCCCCGGCGGCGGCGGAGAGCGGCGACGGGGCGGTCGCTGGCCCCGCGACCATCGCGCCTCCGCAGCGCGCCTGGACGGAGCCGACGCCCGCGGAGCTCGCGGCCCGGGTGCGCGAGCAGCTCGAGCAGGTCATCGCCGAGTTCGTGTCGCGGGTGCGCGCCGATCCGGCGTTCGGCGTCGGGCGCGCGCTGTCCCGGGCCCACCTCGAGAACCACACCCTCAGCCTGCTCGGCGCCGTGCTGCAGTCGCTCCGGGTGATCGAGGAGAGCGGGGGCCTGGAGGGCGACCTGCTGCGCGATGGGAGCGCGATCCAGGAGCACATCGCCTTCCAGCACGGCGAGCAGCGGTTCCGGCTCGGCTGGACGGCGTCCGTGCTGTCGCACGAGTACGCGATCCTGCGCGACGTCGTGCGCGCGGCGGTGGAGCGCGTCCCCGGGCAGCAGCAGGATCGGAGCGACCGCGCGATCGAGGTGCTCGACCGGCTGCTCACGCGCGCCGAGGAAGTGAGCCTGCGCGGCCACGAGCACGCGCGTCGGTTCGGCCGCGGCTAG
- a CDS encoding helix-turn-helix transcriptional regulator — protein MSPSLAAPPAAPARYSRPHRRTGALPVATLLTPDERLRVDAAGQGLYATLHRETLDDLLRELRARPVSAVILSTATLAHCGGREAARVAELVRGFPQVPTVALVSEVDGTTPQTVLALGGSGVRRLVDTRRPDGWTALRDALAADEPIDLRQHVVATLAADLVGAPDGCLRFFAALFAAPPEVTTVRGLATLIGVLPTTLMSRFFRTRLPAPKRYLALARLVRAARMLENPGCTLTAAAHFLEYSSAQSFGRHVRKVLGLTPRELRRHWGGVALFDRFRAELVLPYRDALRRFSPYGR, from the coding sequence ATGTCCCCGTCGCTCGCCGCGCCGCCCGCCGCGCCCGCCCGCTACTCGCGTCCCCACCGCCGGACCGGCGCCCTCCCCGTCGCCACGCTGCTCACACCCGACGAGCGCCTCCGCGTCGACGCCGCCGGCCAGGGACTCTACGCCACGCTCCACCGGGAGACGCTCGACGACCTGCTGCGCGAGCTCCGCGCCCGGCCCGTCTCCGCGGTGATCCTCTCCACCGCGACGCTCGCCCACTGCGGCGGTCGTGAGGCTGCCCGCGTGGCGGAGCTCGTGCGCGGCTTCCCGCAGGTCCCCACCGTCGCCCTCGTCTCCGAGGTGGACGGCACGACGCCCCAGACGGTGCTCGCCCTCGGCGGGAGCGGCGTGCGACGGCTCGTCGACACCCGCCGCCCGGACGGGTGGACCGCGCTCCGCGACGCGCTCGCCGCCGACGAGCCGATCGACCTCCGCCAGCACGTCGTCGCGACGCTCGCCGCGGACCTCGTCGGCGCGCCCGACGGATGCCTCCGGTTCTTCGCCGCGCTCTTCGCCGCGCCGCCGGAGGTGACCACCGTGCGCGGGCTCGCGACGCTCATCGGCGTCCTCCCGACGACCCTCATGAGCCGCTTCTTCCGGACGCGGCTCCCGGCGCCGAAACGCTACCTCGCGCTCGCCCGGCTCGTGCGCGCCGCCCGCATGCTCGAGAACCCCGGCTGCACGCTCACCGCGGCGGCGCACTTCCTCGAGTACTCCAGCGCCCAGAGCTTCGGCCGCCACGTGCGGAAGGTGCTCGGCCTCACCCCGCGCGAGCTGCGGCGGCACTGGGGCGGCGTCGCCCTGTTCGACCGGTTCCGCGCGGAGCTCGTGCTACCCTACCGGGACGCGCTCCGGCGCTTCTCCCCCTACGGTCGATGA